One genomic region from Kineobactrum salinum encodes:
- a CDS encoding formimidoylglutamate deiminase: MTILWAKQALTAEGWQSDVRVEIAPDGRIAAVSGGAARCGLQLATLLPAPVNLHSHGFQRALAGLAEGRGPTTGDSFWTWRQLMYRFLERLTPEAVEAITAFAQLEMLEAGFAAVAEFHYLHHQADGSGYRQPAAMARRVVAAAQSSGIGLTLLPVLYQYGGCDRRPLGPGQARFGNSLEGFARLHEDAALALRALPADARLGLAPHSLRAVDPEGLAEVLTLAGDGPVHIHVAEQAAEVADVQAALGARPVEWLLANAGVGPRWCLVHCTHMLPQETVALARSGAVAGVCPITEANLGDGIFDAVRYLEAGGQLGVGSDSNVRISLLEELRLLEYSQRLRDGSRAALATAQLSTGRRLFGLVCRGGALAAGRDSGEIAVGKWADLLALREDTPDQLIARGDTCLDSLVFTGDNRSICDVWSAGRHLVRDGRHCRRDAILRAYAGTLRQLKESL; encoded by the coding sequence ATGACAATCCTGTGGGCGAAGCAGGCGCTGACCGCGGAGGGGTGGCAGTCGGACGTGAGGGTGGAGATAGCGCCCGATGGCCGCATTGCTGCGGTTTCAGGTGGCGCGGCCCGCTGTGGATTGCAGCTGGCGACGCTGTTGCCGGCGCCGGTCAATTTGCACAGCCACGGTTTCCAGCGGGCGCTGGCCGGCCTTGCCGAGGGGCGGGGGCCGACGACGGGGGATAGTTTCTGGACCTGGCGCCAGTTGATGTACCGCTTCCTGGAACGGCTGACGCCGGAGGCCGTGGAGGCGATTACCGCCTTTGCCCAGCTGGAGATGCTGGAGGCGGGCTTTGCCGCGGTGGCGGAATTCCACTATTTGCATCACCAGGCCGATGGCAGCGGCTATCGGCAGCCGGCGGCAATGGCGCGCAGGGTGGTGGCTGCGGCGCAATCCAGTGGCATCGGGCTGACCCTGTTGCCGGTGCTGTACCAGTACGGTGGTTGTGACCGGCGTCCGCTGGGACCGGGGCAGGCTCGTTTCGGCAACAGCCTGGAGGGCTTTGCCCGGCTGCACGAGGATGCGGCGCTGGCGCTGCGGGCTCTGCCCGCCGACGCCCGCCTGGGGCTGGCGCCTCATTCCCTGCGTGCGGTCGACCCGGAGGGTCTGGCCGAGGTCCTGACCCTGGCTGGCGACGGGCCCGTTCATATCCATGTGGCGGAACAGGCTGCGGAGGTGGCGGACGTGCAGGCAGCGTTGGGCGCGCGTCCGGTGGAATGGCTGCTGGCCAATGCCGGGGTGGGGCCGCGCTGGTGTCTGGTGCACTGCACTCATATGCTGCCGCAGGAAACCGTGGCGCTGGCCCGTTCCGGCGCGGTGGCGGGTGTTTGCCCGATCACCGAGGCCAACCTGGGGGACGGCATTTTTGACGCTGTCCGCTACCTGGAAGCGGGGGGGCAGCTCGGTGTCGGGTCCGACTCCAATGTGCGCATTTCACTGTTGGAGGAATTGCGCCTGCTGGAGTACTCCCAACGCCTGCGGGATGGGTCCCGGGCCGCACTGGCCACGGCGCAGCTGTCCACCGGACGGCGTCTGTTCGGGCTGGTGTGCCGCGGTGGCGCGCTGGCGGCGGGCCGCGACAGTGGCGAGATTGCGGTGGGCAAGTGGGCGGATCTGCTGGCGCTGCGCGAGGATACCCCGGACCAGCTGATCGCTCGCGGCGATACCTGCCTGGACAGCCTGGTCTTCACCGGGGACAATCGCTCGATTTGCGATGTCTGGTCGGCGGGCCGCCACCTGGTCAGGGACGGGCGCCACTGCCGGCGCGACGCGATCCTGCGTGCCTATGCTGGCACGCTGCGCCAGTTGAAGGAGTCTCTGTGA
- a CDS encoding GntR family transcriptional regulator produces the protein MSACPPRTWQSVRDEVLARIHRREWAPGALIPGEAALAREFGCARATVNRALQALAESGLLERRRRAGTRVTALPVRRATLEIPVIRREIEATGARYSLRLLENTSALAPTALREQLGLPAGTKMQHLRTLHLADGCPHVYEDRWLNPERLPALTEVDLRQLSINEWLVENVPFTRGDFSFAACSASADVAALLDCAPATALLLVQRSTWQHDAVITAVQLYYRPGYCIRTQL, from the coding sequence GTGAGCGCTTGTCCGCCCCGCACCTGGCAATCGGTCAGGGATGAAGTACTGGCGCGGATCCACCGCCGGGAATGGGCTCCGGGTGCGCTGATTCCTGGAGAGGCGGCGCTGGCGCGGGAATTTGGCTGTGCCCGCGCCACCGTGAACCGGGCCCTGCAGGCGCTGGCGGAAAGCGGCCTGTTGGAGCGCCGCCGCCGGGCGGGGACCCGGGTGACGGCACTGCCCGTACGCAGGGCGACCCTGGAAATTCCGGTTATCCGCCGGGAAATCGAAGCCACTGGCGCCCGCTATTCCCTCCGGCTGCTGGAAAACACCAGCGCGCTGGCGCCCACGGCGCTGCGCGAGCAGTTGGGACTGCCCGCCGGGACGAAGATGCAGCACCTGCGCACGCTGCACCTGGCGGACGGTTGCCCCCACGTCTATGAAGATCGCTGGCTGAATCCGGAGCGACTGCCGGCATTGACGGAGGTGGATCTTCGGCAGCTCAGCATCAACGAGTGGTTGGTGGAGAATGTCCCCTTTACCCGCGGCGATTTCAGTTTTGCCGCTTGCAGTGCCAGCGCTGATGTCGCGGCTTTGCTGGACTGTGCGCCGGCCACCGCGCTGTTGCTGGTGCAGCGTAGCACCTGGCAGCACGACGCGGTGATAACCGCGGTGCAATTGTACTACCGACCGGGTTACTGCATCCGTACGCAGCTCTAG
- a CDS encoding GGDEF domain-containing protein: MPVAQQLEGAGALAAPMDNAVMAAELDGIIARREVSVIFQPIADIRGRGILGYEALSRGPSDSCLHSPASLFDTAFRAGRLFELELLCREIALSRFQQLTLPGKLFLNVTPMSLFQPGMRSGCTGAMLGDVGLLPEKVVIELTEQHPLGDYASMRQAVQHYRSLGFEIAIDDLGGGYAGLRMWSELRPEYVKIDKHFVQGINEDAVKQEFVRSIIDIARGLDCRIIAEGIETQEEFHCVSRMGIVLGQGYYFVRPRPLPPVTLPPALFSHTARGGPAGAGIRLTESVASLLRDAPSLGPETRLQDVVDLFSSSPAVLSMPIVDAGGLPLGMVRRYRILDLYATNYGRALHGKKPVVQFMDRQPLMVERDMSVEQVSQLVTDNMQLRMEEEFIITDKGAFAGLGRVVDLLRKITELQVRNARYANPLTLLPGNVPIYEALEKQLAAGGDFVVAYCDLDNFKPFNDVYGYGKGDQVIQKLAEILAGEVDRELDFVGHVGGDDFILVMTSPDWRQRCERILDEFRRGVGYFYCERDQQQGGIWGKDRSGQASFHALLSLSIGVVAPLPGACRSHHEVAAMASEAKCQAKLQSGNSLFVDRRLQPSRLSEGLPPAATVC; encoded by the coding sequence GTGCCTGTTGCACAGCAACTGGAGGGCGCCGGCGCACTGGCGGCACCAATGGACAACGCGGTAATGGCAGCGGAACTGGACGGCATTATCGCCAGACGTGAAGTCAGTGTCATTTTCCAGCCCATCGCTGATATCAGAGGGCGGGGTATTCTCGGCTATGAGGCCCTTAGCAGGGGGCCCTCCGACAGTTGCCTGCACAGTCCCGCAAGCCTGTTCGACACGGCTTTCCGTGCGGGCCGGCTGTTCGAACTGGAACTGCTGTGTCGGGAGATCGCGCTGTCGCGGTTTCAGCAACTGACGCTGCCCGGCAAACTGTTTCTGAATGTCACGCCGATGAGCCTGTTTCAGCCCGGGATGCGCTCTGGTTGCACCGGGGCCATGCTGGGGGACGTCGGGCTGCTGCCCGAGAAGGTAGTGATCGAACTGACCGAGCAGCATCCACTGGGTGATTACGCGAGCATGCGCCAGGCTGTCCAGCACTATCGTTCGCTGGGCTTCGAGATAGCAATCGACGACCTGGGTGGCGGCTATGCGGGGTTGCGCATGTGGTCCGAGCTGCGCCCGGAATATGTCAAGATCGACAAGCATTTTGTGCAGGGTATCAATGAGGACGCGGTAAAGCAGGAATTCGTCCGCTCGATAATCGATATTGCGCGGGGCCTGGACTGCCGCATCATTGCCGAGGGCATAGAAACGCAAGAGGAGTTCCACTGCGTCAGCCGCATGGGTATTGTGCTGGGACAGGGCTATTATTTTGTCCGTCCGCGGCCGCTGCCCCCCGTGACGCTGCCTCCGGCGCTGTTTTCGCATACCGCCCGCGGCGGCCCCGCCGGAGCGGGGATCCGCCTCACCGAATCGGTGGCATCACTGCTGCGCGACGCCCCCTCGCTGGGCCCTGAAACCAGGCTGCAGGATGTGGTCGACTTGTTTTCCAGCTCGCCCGCGGTGCTGTCGATGCCGATAGTCGATGCCGGCGGATTGCCCCTGGGTATGGTGCGCCGCTACCGGATCCTGGACCTCTACGCCACCAACTATGGGCGCGCTCTGCACGGCAAGAAACCGGTAGTTCAGTTCATGGATCGCCAGCCACTGATGGTTGAGCGGGACATGAGTGTGGAACAGGTGAGCCAGTTGGTGACAGACAATATGCAGTTGCGGATGGAAGAGGAGTTCATCATTACCGACAAGGGGGCGTTCGCCGGTTTGGGCAGGGTGGTCGATCTGCTGCGCAAGATCACAGAACTGCAGGTACGCAATGCCCGTTACGCCAATCCCCTCACCCTGTTACCCGGCAATGTGCCGATCTACGAGGCGCTGGAAAAGCAGCTGGCGGCGGGGGGTGATTTTGTTGTCGCCTACTGCGACCTGGATAACTTCAAGCCCTTCAATGATGTGTACGGATATGGAAAGGGCGATCAGGTAATTCAGAAGCTGGCGGAAATTCTGGCAGGGGAGGTTGATCGGGAGCTGGATTTTGTCGGTCATGTCGGGGGTGATGACTTCATTCTTGTCATGACCAGCCCGGATTGGCGACAGCGCTGTGAGCGGATTCTTGACGAATTCCGGCGGGGAGTGGGTTACTTCTACTGCGAGCGGGACCAGCAACAAGGCGGGATCTGGGGCAAGGACCGGTCGGGGCAAGCCTCCTTCCATGCCCTGCTCAGTCTGTCGATCGGGGTGGTCGCGCCGCTGCCCGGGGCCTGCAGGTCCCACCACGAGGTCGCAGCGATGGCCAGTGAAGCCAAATGCCAGGCCAAGCTGCAATCCGGCAACAGTCTGTTTGTCGACCGCCGATTGCAGCCCAGCCGCCTGAGTGAAGGGTTGCCGCCGGCTGCAACTGTTTGCTGA
- the moaC gene encoding cyclic pyranopterin monophosphate synthase MoaC, whose product MAELTHLDAAGTARMVDVGDKAVSQREAVATALVVMQPETFRLLQQGAHAKGDVLTVARIAGIQAAKKCGDLIPLCHSLMLSSVAVDFELDPEASCVRIRAVCRVMSQTGVEMEALTAASVAALTIYDMCKAVDRGMVITDIALQQKQGGKSGHWQRGSE is encoded by the coding sequence ATGGCAGAATTGACACACCTGGATGCAGCCGGGACTGCACGGATGGTGGATGTAGGCGACAAGGCAGTGAGCCAGCGCGAGGCGGTGGCCACGGCGCTGGTCGTGATGCAGCCGGAAACGTTCCGGCTGCTGCAGCAAGGTGCCCATGCCAAGGGCGATGTGCTGACGGTGGCGCGTATCGCCGGCATTCAGGCGGCCAAGAAATGTGGCGATCTGATCCCCCTGTGTCACTCGCTGATGTTGAGCAGTGTGGCGGTGGATTTTGAGCTTGATCCCGAGGCCAGCTGTGTGCGAATCCGGGCAGTGTGCCGGGTGATGAGCCAGACCGGGGTAGAGATGGAGGCGCTGACAGCGGCGTCGGTGGCGGCATTGACAATTTATGATATGTGCAAGGCGGTGGACCGCGGGATGGTGATCACTGATATCGCCCTGCAGCAGAAGCAGGGTGGCAAGTCCGGCCACTGGCAGCGTGGGAGCGAGTGA
- the moaD gene encoding molybdopterin converting factor subunit 1 yields the protein MLTLQLRFFARVREELDCAALELPWQAELATLDELQHALAQRGEAWRRVLAQDNLIRAVNHTVADGDTALQPGDEIAFYPPVTGG from the coding sequence ATGTTGACACTGCAGTTGCGGTTCTTCGCCCGGGTTCGGGAAGAGCTGGATTGTGCCGCGCTGGAACTCCCCTGGCAAGCTGAGCTGGCGACCCTGGATGAATTGCAGCACGCGCTGGCGCAGCGCGGTGAAGCCTGGCGCAGGGTGCTGGCGCAGGACAATCTGATCCGGGCCGTCAACCATACGGTGGCCGACGGCGACACGGCATTGCAACCGGGTGACGAGATTGCCTTCTATCCGCCGGTCACCGGAGGCTGA
- a CDS encoding molybdenum cofactor biosynthesis protein MoaE yields the protein MTGARLQAAVQAEPFVAEALQAALLEPAAGAVVTFTGYVRAASDGAAVTALELEHYPGMTERSLLSILQQASSRWPLLAATVVHRVGWLPLGEPIVWVGSCASHRGDAFAACEFVMDYLKTDAPFWKKEHGPDGARWVESRATDAQRARRW from the coding sequence ATGACCGGGGCGCGTTTGCAGGCAGCCGTCCAGGCAGAACCTTTTGTGGCAGAGGCGTTACAGGCGGCGCTGCTGGAACCGGCGGCTGGCGCCGTGGTGACATTCACCGGCTATGTGCGCGCGGCCAGCGACGGCGCCGCAGTGACCGCGCTGGAACTGGAACATTACCCGGGCATGACCGAGCGCAGCCTGCTGTCCATCCTGCAGCAGGCCAGTTCGCGCTGGCCGTTGCTGGCGGCGACCGTGGTACACCGGGTGGGCTGGCTGCCGCTGGGTGAGCCCATTGTCTGGGTCGGCAGTTGTGCCAGCCATCGCGGTGACGCCTTTGCCGCCTGCGAATTTGTAATGGACTATCTCAAGACCGACGCACCGTTCTGGAAAAAGGAGCACGGCCCGGACGGTGCCCGCTGGGTCGAGTCCCGGGCGACGGACGCGCAGCGCGCCCGGCGCTGGTGA
- a CDS encoding flavin reductase family protein — translation MEIDGRELRNALGQFTTGVCLITAVTDAGEALALTANSFTSVSLEPPLVLWSLQNNSEVFSVFAGAKQFAINVLAGKQQDLSSRYARKGDHGLEAGEFTIGEYGVPLVNDALASFECSLEATHPGGDHVIIVGRVEALHQRSEGEPLVFFSGAYRALA, via the coding sequence ATGGAGATAGATGGACGCGAACTGCGCAACGCCCTGGGGCAATTTACCACCGGCGTGTGTCTCATCACGGCGGTAACGGATGCTGGCGAAGCGTTGGCATTGACGGCCAATTCCTTCACTTCGGTATCGCTGGAGCCGCCGCTGGTGCTGTGGAGCCTGCAGAACAATTCGGAAGTCTTCAGTGTCTTTGCGGGGGCGAAGCAGTTCGCAATCAATGTGCTGGCGGGCAAGCAGCAGGATCTGTCCTCGCGCTACGCCCGCAAAGGCGATCACGGGCTGGAGGCCGGGGAATTCACCATCGGTGAGTATGGCGTGCCACTGGTCAACGATGCGCTGGCGAGCTTTGAATGCAGCCTCGAAGCTACCCACCCCGGTGGCGATCATGTGATTATCGTGGGCCGGGTCGAGGCGCTGCACCAGCGCTCCGAGGGTGAGCCCCTGGTGTTTTTCAGCGGTGCCTACCGGGCGCTGGCCTGA
- a CDS encoding NUDIX hydrolase: MKFCPSCGSGLNYHVPAGDDRHRFVCTACEEIHYVNPRVIVGCVPIHQGRVLLCKRAIEPRLGYWTLPAGFMENGETSLQGAARETWEEARARVTDMQLYRIFDVPHISQVHMFYRCQVQDGAYGVGPESSASGFYAETEIPWDEIAFPVIRETLQEYFADALSGQFPVRVSVIDRRLRSTA; encoded by the coding sequence ATGAAATTCTGTCCCAGTTGCGGCAGCGGACTCAACTACCACGTACCGGCAGGTGATGATCGCCACCGTTTCGTGTGTACCGCGTGCGAGGAGATCCACTACGTCAATCCACGGGTGATCGTCGGCTGTGTGCCGATCCATCAGGGCAGGGTACTGCTGTGCAAGCGGGCCATTGAGCCGCGCCTGGGCTACTGGACCTTGCCGGCAGGGTTCATGGAAAATGGTGAAACCAGTCTGCAGGGCGCGGCCCGCGAAACCTGGGAAGAGGCCCGTGCCAGGGTCACCGACATGCAGTTGTACCGGATCTTTGATGTACCCCACATCAGCCAGGTACACATGTTCTACCGCTGTCAGGTGCAGGATGGTGCCTACGGGGTGGGCCCCGAAAGCTCGGCTTCAGGGTTCTACGCGGAAACGGAGATTCCCTGGGACGAAATTGCGTTTCCGGTGATTCGGGAAACCCTGCAGGAATATTTTGCCGATGCCTTGAGCGGCCAGTTTCCGGTCCGGGTTTCGGTCATCGACCGCCGCCTGCGCTCCACAGCGTGA
- the bcp gene encoding thioredoxin-dependent thiol peroxidase, with product MAFPKTGNLAPAFSLPDQDGNQVSLKQFRDQKNVVLYFYPKAMTPGCTVQACGIRDSKRALAKLDTVVLGVSPDPVARLGKFIDKHDLNFTLLSDEDHAVAEKYGAWGLKKFMGREFMGILRTSFIIGKDGRLKYVMGKVATKSHHDDVLALIKELGL from the coding sequence ATGGCATTTCCCAAAACCGGTAATCTGGCGCCGGCGTTTTCCCTTCCGGACCAGGACGGCAACCAGGTCAGCCTGAAGCAATTCCGGGACCAGAAGAATGTGGTGCTGTATTTTTATCCCAAGGCGATGACACCCGGTTGCACGGTGCAGGCCTGCGGGATTCGCGACAGTAAGCGGGCGCTGGCGAAACTGGATACTGTGGTGCTGGGCGTGAGCCCCGACCCGGTGGCGCGGCTGGGCAAGTTCATCGACAAGCATGATCTCAATTTCACGCTGTTGTCCGACGAAGATCATGCAGTGGCCGAGAAATACGGGGCCTGGGGCCTGAAAAAGTTCATGGGCCGGGAGTTCATGGGCATCCTGAGGACGAGCTTCATCATCGGCAAGGACGGACGCCTCAAGTACGTGATGGGCAAAGTTGCGACCAAGAGTCATCACGACGACGTGCTGGCCCTGATCAAAGAGCTGGGGCTGTGA
- the ribB gene encoding 3,4-dihydroxy-2-butanone-4-phosphate synthase: MALSSIPDILDAIRAGKMVILMDDEDRENEGDLIVAAEAVTPEIITFFSGEACGLICMPITEQRARQLQLPLMVRDNRSQHETNFTVSIDAAERKGPGISSVQRAHTVRTAVAANAKPADISQPGHIFPLVAKPGGVLRRAGHTEAGVDLARMAGFEPAALIVEIMNEDGTMARRPQLEEFAARHGLHMGTIADLIEYRSLHEQSVELRDSKPVLTEFGEFQLHTFADLIDDTLHYALTLGQIEEQRATLVRVQTLNMLRDVLGTLIASDGPGWSFRRALQRIADEGAGVLVLIGQPVSTELALAEVIQFPETPSVTGSSTDGVGNYRVIGTGSQILKRLGVGKMRLLSAPVRFNALSGFSLEVTEFVQP; this comes from the coding sequence ATGGCATTGAGCAGTATCCCCGACATCCTGGACGCGATCCGCGCCGGTAAGATGGTCATTCTGATGGATGACGAGGACCGGGAAAACGAGGGCGATTTGATCGTAGCGGCGGAGGCGGTCACCCCGGAAATCATCACTTTCTTCTCTGGCGAAGCCTGCGGGCTGATCTGCATGCCCATTACCGAGCAGCGTGCCCGCCAGCTGCAGCTGCCACTGATGGTGCGCGACAACCGCTCGCAGCACGAGACCAATTTCACGGTCTCCATCGACGCCGCCGAACGCAAGGGGCCCGGCATCAGTTCGGTGCAGCGGGCCCACACGGTACGGACCGCGGTGGCGGCCAATGCCAAACCGGCGGACATCAGCCAGCCCGGCCATATCTTCCCGCTGGTGGCCAAGCCCGGTGGGGTGCTTCGCCGCGCCGGTCACACCGAGGCCGGGGTCGACCTGGCGCGCATGGCGGGCTTCGAGCCGGCGGCGTTGATCGTCGAGATCATGAACGAGGATGGCACCATGGCCCGGCGGCCACAGCTGGAAGAGTTTGCCGCCCGCCACGGCCTGCACATGGGTACCATCGCCGATCTGATCGAATACCGCTCCCTGCACGAGCAATCAGTGGAACTGCGCGACAGCAAGCCGGTGCTTACCGAGTTCGGTGAATTCCAGTTGCATACCTTTGCCGACCTGATAGACGACACCCTGCACTACGCGCTGACGCTGGGCCAGATTGAAGAACAGCGGGCCACGCTGGTCCGGGTACAGACCCTGAACATGTTGCGCGATGTGCTGGGTACACTGATCGCCAGCGACGGTCCGGGCTGGTCCTTCCGCCGTGCGCTGCAGCGCATCGCCGACGAGGGTGCTGGTGTACTGGTCCTGATCGGCCAACCCGTGAGCACCGAGCTGGCGCTGGCGGAGGTCATCCAGTTCCCGGAAACACCCAGCGTCACCGGCAGCAGCACCGACGGTGTCGGCAATTATCGCGTCATCGGCACCGGCTCCCAGATACTGAAACGGCTGGGGGTGGGCAAGATGCGGCTGCTGTCGGCACCGGTGCGTTTCAACGCGTTGTCGGGCTTCAGTCTCGAGGTGACCGAGTTCGTGCAGCCCTGA
- a CDS encoding acetyl-CoA C-acyltransferase, which produces MNKESVVIVNGARTPMGGLQGSLSAVTAPQLGSTAIAAALERSGVAAADVNEIFMGCVLPAGLKQGPARQAARGAGIPDAAGAVTLNKLCGSGMQATIFGYDSIVAGTNEIVVSGGMESMSNAPHLLPGARSGVRSGHVRMMDHMFLDGLEDADSGRAMGSFAQETADARGLSREQMDAFALESLSRAKQAIEDGSLNAETAPVTVATRKGETVVSDDEQPHKAAVEKIPNLRPAFTPDGSITAANSSSISDGASALVLMSAATAEQRGLQPMARIVAHARHSQHPSEFTIAPIGAVQKLFAKTGWSAADVDLFEINEAFAMVTMLAMQDLGLDHAKVNVHGGACAQGHPIGSTGSRIIVSLMYALQKYGKKRGVAALCIGGGEATAVAIELI; this is translated from the coding sequence ATGAACAAAGAATCTGTAGTCATCGTCAATGGCGCCCGCACTCCGATGGGCGGGCTGCAGGGCAGTCTGTCCGCCGTGACCGCGCCGCAGCTGGGCAGCACTGCCATCGCCGCCGCGCTGGAGCGCAGCGGGGTCGCGGCGGCCGATGTCAACGAGATTTTCATGGGCTGCGTACTGCCGGCGGGCCTGAAACAGGGCCCCGCGCGCCAGGCGGCCCGCGGCGCAGGCATTCCCGACGCGGCCGGGGCCGTGACCCTGAACAAACTGTGTGGCAGCGGCATGCAGGCCACCATCTTCGGCTATGACAGCATTGTCGCCGGCACCAACGAGATCGTGGTCAGCGGCGGCATGGAGAGCATGAGCAATGCGCCGCACCTGTTGCCCGGAGCCCGCAGTGGTGTGCGCAGTGGCCACGTCAGGATGATGGATCACATGTTCCTCGATGGCCTGGAGGATGCTGACAGCGGCCGGGCGATGGGCAGTTTTGCCCAGGAAACCGCCGATGCGCGCGGTCTGAGCCGGGAGCAGATGGATGCCTTCGCACTGGAGTCGCTGAGCCGCGCCAAGCAGGCCATCGAGGACGGCTCGCTGAACGCCGAAACGGCACCGGTCACCGTGGCCACCCGCAAGGGGGAAACCGTGGTCAGCGACGACGAACAGCCGCACAAGGCCGCGGTCGAGAAGATCCCCAACCTGCGCCCCGCCTTCACTCCCGACGGCAGCATCACCGCTGCCAACAGCAGCTCCATCTCCGATGGCGCCAGCGCGCTGGTGCTGATGAGCGCCGCAACGGCCGAGCAGCGCGGCCTGCAGCCGATGGCACGGATCGTGGCGCACGCCCGCCACAGCCAGCATCCCTCGGAATTCACCATTGCGCCGATAGGCGCAGTGCAGAAGCTGTTTGCCAAAACCGGCTGGAGCGCGGCCGATGTCGATTTGTTCGAAATCAATGAAGCCTTTGCGATGGTCACCATGTTGGCGATGCAGGACCTGGGCCTGGACCACGCCAAGGTCAACGTTCATGGCGGCGCCTGCGCCCAGGGTCACCCGATCGGCTCCACCGGCTCCCGCATCATCGTCAGCCTGATGTATGCATTGCAAAAATACGGGAAAAAGCGCGGCGTCGCGGCCCTGTGTATCGGCGGTGGCGAAGCCACTGCGGTGGCCATCGAACTGATCTGA
- a CDS encoding GlxA family transcriptional regulator yields the protein MYTAAALVYPDALATSLTLPMEILRAASQMARGENRHAAQASFVLAGPGCGPLTLASGLTLHTTVARDALPPLDLLLLPAIWRNPAATLGECRDWLGTLRSIAAAGTRICSVGTASCLLAEAGLLDGRPATTHWNYFEHFARRYPQVKLKTRHLITQSDNIYCVGSVNSIADLTVHIVEGWFGSRIARAIEHQFSPEIRQPFRSAAWQDQPRAAHHDETVLQAQQWLQTHVGHPVSLAAMAPALGISARSLNRRFRQATGMTPQHYLNTLRINSARELLRRSNLSISEVAWQLGLQDASYFSRLFRRLNGMTPMKYRAAVRGKLFDPQQADTSH from the coding sequence ATGTACACAGCCGCCGCCCTGGTTTACCCGGATGCTCTCGCCACCAGCCTGACGCTGCCCATGGAAATCCTGCGGGCGGCGAGTCAGATGGCAAGGGGCGAGAACCGGCATGCGGCCCAGGCCAGCTTCGTGCTGGCCGGTCCTGGCTGCGGGCCGCTGACGCTGGCCAGCGGCCTCACCCTGCATACCACCGTGGCGCGGGATGCGCTGCCGCCGCTGGATTTGCTGCTGCTGCCCGCGATCTGGCGCAATCCGGCCGCCACGCTGGGCGAGTGCCGGGACTGGTTGGGGACATTGCGCAGCATCGCCGCTGCCGGCACCCGTATCTGCAGCGTCGGCACCGCCAGCTGCCTGCTGGCCGAGGCAGGCCTGCTGGATGGGCGCCCCGCCACCACCCACTGGAACTACTTTGAACACTTTGCCCGGCGCTACCCGCAGGTCAAGCTGAAGACCCGTCACCTGATCACCCAGAGCGACAACATCTATTGTGTCGGCAGCGTCAACTCCATCGCCGATCTCACCGTGCACATCGTCGAGGGCTGGTTCGGCAGCCGGATTGCCCGCGCCATCGAACACCAGTTCTCGCCCGAAATCCGCCAGCCCTTTCGTTCCGCTGCCTGGCAGGACCAGCCGCGCGCGGCCCACCACGACGAGACCGTCCTGCAGGCCCAGCAGTGGCTCCAGACTCACGTGGGACACCCGGTCAGCCTCGCTGCCATGGCGCCGGCGCTGGGCATTAGCGCCCGCAGCCTGAACCGGCGTTTTCGCCAGGCCACCGGGATGACGCCCCAGCACTACCTCAACACCCTGCGTATCAACAGTGCCCGGGAACTGCTGCGGCGCAGCAACCTCAGCATCAGTGAAGTGGCCTGGCAGCTGGGCCTGCAGGACGCCAGTTACTTTTCACGCCTGTTCCGGCGGCTCAACGGCATGACGCCGATGAAGTACCGCGCGGCCGTGCGCGGCAAGCTGTTTGACCCCCAGCAGGCAGATACCTCCCATTGA